From the genome of Gemmatimonadota bacterium:
TTGAAGAACTGAACGATGTTGCTGCTCAGTATCCTGATATCCTCGAGAAGATGACGCAGTATGCCGGAGACGCTCACACACCGGTTCGCGAAGGCGAGATTCTCGATCCATCCAGGGGATTCAAAGGACACGATGAGGATTAGGCAGTTCATGGCAGACGCTAAAGCAAACAAAAGCAATCACCCCAATGTGCTCTTTATCGCCATTGACGATCTGTGTGGTTGTCCCGATGCGATGAACGGAGAAACCTCTGTTCATACTCCCAATATGAATGCGCTTGCCCAAAAGGGCGTGTATTTTACCAATGCACATTGTGCAGCGCCTGCCTGCAATCCTTCGCGTGTAAGTGTGATGACCGGGTTGGCACCATCGACATCGGGCGTGTATCTCAACAGGCAGGACTGGCGAGATTGTAAGAACCTGAGAGATAGGGTTACACTGCCTCAATATTTCAAGGACAAGGGGTACAAAACCCTTGGCGGCGGAAAGGTGTACCACGGGGCGACCCTGAGCGAAAAGATGTATGAGGGATATCTCGATCCCAGTCCCTGGGACGAATACTTTCCATCGAAAGACTGTCAAATGCCTCAGGAAGTCGCGCCAGATGTTTGGCCTGTAAATGGGAGCAAAAAGTTTTATCGCGGATATTTTGATTGGGCGGCATTAGATATTGAAACGGGCGAAATGGCCGATGCCAAAGTCGTGTCGTGGGCAGAACAACAACTGTCTCAAGACCATGGTCAACCTTTGTTTCTGGCCGTGGGGATCTATCGACCGCATATTCCCTGGTACGTGCCAGAAGAATATTTCGGGAGACATCCCTATGACGAAGTTGCGGTACCTGAGGTTCTTGAAAACGATCTTGATGATGTACCAGAAGCAGGTCAGGCTATGGCCAGGCGCATATGGCACAAATGGATGGTTGAAAATGACAAATGGAAAGAGGCTGTTCAGGCATATCATGCGGCTGTCAGCTTTACCGACGACATGATTG
Proteins encoded in this window:
- a CDS encoding sulfatase; the encoded protein is MADAKANKSNHPNVLFIAIDDLCGCPDAMNGETSVHTPNMNALAQKGVYFTNAHCAAPACNPSRVSVMTGLAPSTSGVYLNRQDWRDCKNLRDRVTLPQYFKDKGYKTLGGGKVYHGATLSEKMYEGYLDPSPWDEYFPSKDCQMPQEVAPDVWPVNGSKKFYRGYFDWAALDIETGEMADAKVVSWAEQQLSQDHGQPLFLAVGIYRPHIPWYVPEEYFGRHPYDEVAVPEVLENDLDDVPEAGQAMARRIWHKWMVENDKWKEAVQAYHAAVSFTDDMIGRLLAALQNGPHAENTIIVLWSDNGYHLGQKEHWEKFALWEQTTRVPMIIVAPGEIASGKVCKQAVSLLDIYPTLIELSGGKISGDFDGVSLVPLLHNPEEQTHRAVVCTQGFNNHAIRSDRWRYIRYEDGSEELYDHQNDGQEFHNLADREAYVSVKRELAAWLPKHNAEPRPTGNSQKTTEH